The stretch of DNA CACCCGCCGGCTTGCCATAAGGCATGCCTGGAATCGGCGAGCTGATCGAAGGGGCAATACAACAGGCACCGCAACCGGGACGGCAACTCATTTCCAATCGTCCGAATGAAAAACGGGGCGGCGATAATAATGAGTGTTCGCGCAAAAGGCACTAGCGCCAACGGGCGCCTTTCGGGCACTTGCGAGGCAGGTGACGAATCAATAGGATCCGCCATCGTCCCGGAGTATCACCCCATGCCCATCTGGCTACAGACTGCTGCCCTGCTCTGCTTTTCGAACCTGTTTATGACCTTCGCCTGGTACGGTCATCTCAAAACGCTTAATGGCAAGCCTTGGGTAATCGCGGCACTGATCAGCTGGGGCATCGCGCTTTTCGAGTATTTGATCATGGTGCCTGCCAACCGCATCGGCTACACCGAGCTTTCGATCGGCCAGCTGAAGATCATGCAGGAGGTGATCACTCTGATGATCTTCGTGCCGTTTAGCGTGTTGTACATGCAGCAGCCCTTGAAACTCGACTACCTGTGGGCCGGGCTGTGCCTGCTGGGTGCGGTGTATTTCATCTTCCGCTCATGAGCGTGGCCGCATCAGCACTCGGAGCTAGCAGCCTCACTCGATACGCCAGCGACCTGATGACGCCATCGAGCCGCTTCGGCATACTGGCCGCCCTTTACCGCACCCTTAGAGGTTTCGAATGTTCAAGGTCAACGAGTATTTCGACGGCACCGTCAAATCCATCGCGTTCGACATGGCCGCCGGACCGGCGACGATCGGCGTCATGGCGCCAGGCAACTATGAGTTCGGCACCAACCAGTTGGAAGTTATGCATGTGGTCGCCGGTAGCCTGAACGTGAAATTGCCCGGCAACGAAAACTACGAAACGTTCGGCGCTGGCACCCAGTTCACCGTGCCGGCGAATAGCAAGTTTCAGCTGAAGGTGGCGGAGGCGACTGCTTACCTGTGCGAGTATCGATAAGCGCTTTGATACCTGGCAATCAGAACCGGTGTCATGGTGGATGGATGAAGCGTCATCCACCCTACGTCACGACGACACCCGTAGGGTGGGCTTCAGCCCACCAACCTGCCCAACAACCTGTTCAGCCATGGCTCCAAAGGCTTAGCCGGAAAACGCTTCCGACCGAGGCGTGCTTAATTTCCAATCCGCGGATGTCGCCGTAACCCCGCCCTACCCCAGCGGTTTATAGGCTCGGTTAACCTGCTTCGACTGATTCAACCGAGTCAATTCGCCCGCCAAGCGCTCTCGT from Pseudomonas sp. DNDY-54 encodes:
- a CDS encoding DMT family protein, with amino-acid sequence MPIWLQTAALLCFSNLFMTFAWYGHLKTLNGKPWVIAALISWGIALFEYLIMVPANRIGYTELSIGQLKIMQEVITLMIFVPFSVLYMQQPLKLDYLWAGLCLLGAVYFIFRS
- a CDS encoding pyrimidine/purine nucleoside phosphorylase; this translates as MFKVNEYFDGTVKSIAFDMAAGPATIGVMAPGNYEFGTNQLEVMHVVAGSLNVKLPGNENYETFGAGTQFTVPANSKFQLKVAEATAYLCEYR